In the genome of Candidatus Paceibacterota bacterium, one region contains:
- the yajC gene encoding preprotein translocase subunit YajC, with amino-acid sequence MNLASPYALLALAPPAQPGQSAPPAWVNMVPLALLVVVFYFALIRPQQKKAKDHANLLKAIRPGDKILTNSGIVAIVVTVKEKTLSIRSADAKFEITKSAVAEITERSGESSQS; translated from the coding sequence ATGAATTTAGCGAGTCCTTACGCCTTGCTGGCCCTGGCGCCGCCGGCGCAGCCGGGGCAGTCCGCGCCACCGGCCTGGGTCAACATGGTGCCGCTGGCCTTGCTGGTCGTGGTGTTTTACTTCGCCCTGATCCGGCCCCAGCAGAAGAAGGCCAAGGACCACGCCAACCTGCTCAAGGCCATCCGGCCCGGCGACAAGATTCTCACCAACAGCGGCATTGTGGCCATCGTGGTCACTGTCAAAGAGAAAACCCTGTCTATCCGCTCTGCTGACGCCAAATTCGAAATCACCAAGTCCGCCGTCGCGGAAATCACCGAGCGTAGCGGTGAATCGAGCCAATCCTGA